The sequence GCCGGAATCGAGCTCGCTTGCTGTGTGGGCCTGTCGAAAGAAGCGGTATGCCATGGCATGACTCCTCGAATGTGAAAGATCTACAAGCCGATTTGTGCCGCGCACAAATCACTCTGCAGAATGCAGAGCGCTCTGCCGACATCGGGGAATCTTCAGGGCGCTCCGCACTTACCGCTGAGCGCGCCATGTATCGCAAATGGTTCGTCCACAGAGGCTTATCGACCCCAGGCGGAAATCGATATTACGCGATACTCCGTCATCGAGAGAGAAAACATACGTGCCGATCGCATCACGGACCTCCTGAGGAATGGGCCCGCCATACTCCTGTTCCATGGAGTCCTGCTTCAAAAACCCATCAATCCGCCGGATGAATGTATTGATCGTGCGCGGTCCGTATTGCTCCAGTTCGAATTCGGCCTGCGAATGGCATCCAAAATCCATACAAACGCCCGCATGACCCACGATCAGAAATACTTCAAAGCGGATACGTTTTTGGACGGTCATGAGCATGCCATCACGTTCTTCCATGCGCTCCGGGAAGGGCGCCGTTGGTGAGGGAGGAAGGCCGAGTTCGACGTCTGCAATACTCATGTACCGTTACAACGGTACATCCCCTCTCCTCTGGAATCAAGACCTTTCTTCGGGATCAACACAACAACTCACAGAACACAAAAACAACAAACAAAACCGGTTGGAAGGGGGGAACGGAAGTGGGGGGAAACCCGCAGGTTTCCCACCTAAGCTTGGCCGTCAGGAAGGTAAGGGAGGTGTCGGAGGGGGTAGGGAACCCTGCCTGCCGGCAGGCAGGCGGACAAGGTTCCCTCCTCCTCTGACAAAAGAAACAGACCCAAACAGCTCTCAACGAGAAAACCGTCCCCCTGGTTATCGAAAAAAGGTGGAAAAATCATCATTTCCGATTTTTCTTCATCTTCTCCAAAAACATCCCGAATCCCCCGCTTCCGAACTGCAGCATCCTGGACCCCCGTGTGATCTTGCTGATGGAAATGCCGAGCTTCTTCGCGATATCCCGCTGTGGTGTTCCCTTGTTGAGCTCCTGAATGAGCTGCCAGCGCTCTGCGACGGACGCCATCTCCTGCGGTGTGAGAATATCCGCCAAAAGCTGCTTCGCCTCCGCCGGAGTCCGGACAGAAGAGAAAAGCTCGTAGAGATCCCGGAGATGTTTGGGCGGCACGCTCATCAAAAGGAAGTATACCTCGTTCATATCCTACCCCTAACTCTAACCCTACTTCTTCAGCTCATGCGCCTCGAGCACCGACTGGTACTCCTCGGGCTTGTTCATCTTGAGGTAATTGAGGAGCTTGCGGCGCTGTGCGACCTTGCCAAGGAGCCCGCGGCGTGCGGAGAAATCTTTCTTGTGCTCCGTGAGGTGCTTGCTCAGAAGATCGATCTCTTTGGTGAGGATGGCAACCTGCACGGGCGCGGACCCGGTATCTTTGTCGTGCGTGCGGTGCTTGGTGATGAGACGTTTCTTCGAGGCGCGCTTGAGTGTCATAGGAAGAAGTGGGAACGTATCTCGCCCGCGGACGCGGGGCGTGGCGTGCGAAAAAAAAGTGACGAGCCGTGCCTCCCGGGCGACGAAACGCTTGAACGGAGAAGCGCGGACAGGAGCCAATTCTAAGGGGAATTTTGCAGAAAGCAAGCAATTTGGCAGCTTCCTGCCTATTCGACAGGTGAGAGCCGAAAAAAACTGGAGTGGACAGACGTTCACCCTTCGACTACGCTCAGAGCAAGCCCTGCTAGGATATTCTTTATGGATGCTCTCTCTTTCTCTCTCGGCCTTGTAGGCGGTCTCATCATCGGCGGGATCTTCGTTGCATTCTTCCTACGCAAGTCTAACAAGGACGCGGAGTCCTTTGCCGAAACACTCTCGGCGAAGGTGTTCTCGAGGCAAGCAGAAAAGATTCTACAGCTGGCCGAAGACAAGCTTTCCGGGAAAAAGGATGTCATCGATGTGTCACTGAAGGCAGTACAGAAGGATCTCGACCGCGTGGAAACACTCATGCGCGACATCGGCAGCGGCCACGCCAAGATGGATACGCGCCTGGAGAATGCCGCCAAGGTGATCAAAGAACTCACGGAAACCACGGGTAACCTGAAAACCGCCCTCGCCGGCAACTCCGAGCGCGGACAGTGGGGTGAGCGCATGGCGGAGGATGTGCTCCGGCTCTCGGGTTTGATTGAAGGCATCAACTACATCAAGCAGACCAAACTTGGAAATGCGGGATCCAAGCCGGATTTCACCTTCCTGCTGCCCAAGAACATGAAACTGAATATGGATGTGAAATTCCCGTTCAACAACTATCAGCTCTATGCCGAAGCGAAAACCGAGCGCGAGCGGGAGGAACACAAAAAGGCATTTATCAGGGATGTGAAGAACCGCATCAAAGAAGTACAGACCCGCGACTACATCAATCCGGAAGACAGCACGGCCGACTACGTGCTCCTCTTCATCCCGAATGAGCAGATCTACACCTTCATCAACGAGATCGATCGCACACTCATTGATGATGCCCTCAAAGCCAAAACCATTCTCTGCTCACCGATGACGCTGTACGCCGTACTGGCGGTGATCCGACAATCCATCGACAACTTCAGCGTGGAAGGAAAGTCACAGGAAATGCTTACAATCTTCGGGGCATTCCGGCAACAGTGGGAGAAATTCAAGGAACAAATGGGAACCGTGAAGGAGCGATTCGAGCTTGTTCACAAGGGATATGAGGAACTGACAGGAACAAGAGAACGGCAACTGGACCGCCAGCTCACCAAGATCGAAGAATTGCGGCTGGAACGCGGCAATCATGTGCCGGAAATCGAACAGGCCTTCGAGAAAGCCACGAAGAAGGAATCATTGACTCGGGCAAAGAACGTCCTACCATAGCCCTCAGATGCAACAGCATCATGTCGTCTTGAGCCTCGTCCTCGTCGTCGTCCCCCTGGGATAGCGCGAACGTGCTGAAGTCGATGACCCACCTCGCGCAAGCGGGGTTTTTGTTAGTTATGAGCACTATCGACTCCTCCATATCCTCGGCATAAATCCACCTCGCGCAAGGCACGTCGGTCGCGACCGACGTGCCAAGCGGGGTTTTTTGTATTTCACTCCCCCTTCCCACTATGAGCAACGGCTCAGAACACCACAACGGCACCCCGATCGAGGAGATTGGGGGCTATCGCATCCACTACGAATCGGTGAATGGCTCCGGCAGGACACGCGTCACCGTGACGGAGGCTCTTTCTGGCAGGCAAGTCTCTGAAGAGATTCGTCCGAATGCGATCGGCGGAGGCACCCAATCCATCCGGGATGCCCTCATCCGCCAGCTCGCACGCGGTTGACAAGACAGAAAAGAGGGATACGCTGCCTCTGTTATGTCACACTCTTCTGCTTACACCATGAAGCAGGTCCTCAATACCCCGAAGAGGTAGCGGGTGTGCTGATGTAATTGTTCGCACCCCGCACAAGAGAAGCGGGGTTCTTTTTATTTCTTCTTTCCCTCCCCTTCCATGAGCATTACAGAGCATCCAAGTCGTATTGCCGAACTCCCGAAAGAACATGGAGACGGCATCACAGTGGAACTCGAACCACAGGATGGTGGCACCACAGTCGCGACCATTCGAGACAGCGTGCGTTCCTGCTCGTTGTCCTTCGAGGTTCCGACAAGATTAGCACAGGAAAGACCAGACTTCCTGCTCAGATATCTGAATCATAGACTCGTACAAACTCTCAATGGAAAACCCATGCAAGTGGGGAGTTTTCCCAATGGCCATAAGAATGGTTCTGGTACGATGCCTCAGTGAAGGCAGCCGACACCCCATCGCACGCCGAAAAAAAATCCGGGCTGATCCTGGGTTCCCTCAATGAGCCGCAGCGCAAAGCCGTGGAACACACCAAGGGGCCGCTCCTCATTCTGGCGGGGGCAGGCAGCGGCAAAACCAAAGCCCTCACACACCGCATCGCATACTTGATCGCACAGGGTGTTCCTCCGTGGCAGATTTTGGCTGTGACGTTTACAAACAAGGCGGCGAAAGAAATGAGATCGCGCATCGAGAATCTGCTGCACCTGACGGAAGGCGAGGACCCCGCCGCATGGGGATCGAAGAGCGCCCGTCTGCCCGTGATGGGCACGTTTCATTCTATCTGCGCGCGGATCCTGAGAAAGGATATCGAAAAGCTGGGACGCGACCGTTCATTCGTGATCTACGACAAAGACGATCAGGAGAAACTGGTGAAGCAGGTCCTCAGAGAAATGAAGGTGGAAGAGGCGGAGCTCAAGCCACGTGCGGCGCTCTCGTACATCGGCCGCTTCAAGTGTGAGGCCCTCTCACCTGCAGAGGCGATAAAAGATGCCACCACCCCGCGCATGGAAACGGTGTGCCGCGCATTCGCGGCCTACGAAAAAGCCCTGCGCACGGCCAATGCGCTGGATTTCGACGACCTCATGCTGGAGGTGGTACGCCTGTTCCACGAAGTCCCGGAAGTCCTCGACCGCTATCAGGAGACCTGGCGGTACCTCAACGTGGATGAGTACCAGGATACGAACCACGCACAGTACCTCTTCACGACCCTGCTCGCACAGAAGTACAGAAACCTCTGCGTGATCGGCGATCCGGACCAGTCCATCTACGCGTTCCGCGGCGCGGATATCCGCAATATCCTGGAGTTTCAGCGGGAGTACAAAGACGCCACCGAGATCAAACTGGAGCAGAACTACCGCTCGACGCAGTTGATTCTCTCGGCTGCGGATGCCGTGATCGCGGCAAACCCCAACCGCCCGAAGAAGAAGATGTGGTCCGAGCGGAAGGAAGGGCCGCAGATCCTGGTCCATGAGGTGGAAAATGAACGCAAGGAGGCGGAGGAGGCACTCAAGCGCATCACGATGCTCAAGAAAGAAGGCGTACCGTTCAATGATCAGGTCATCCTCTACCGTACCAATGCACAATCGCGCCTGTTCGAAGAATCATGCATGCGCCAGGGCATCCCCTACCGCATCGTGGGCGGCGTGAAATTCTACGCACGCAGAGAGGTGAAAGACGTCCTCGCCTACCTGCACGTGATTCTCAATCCCGCAGATGTCATTTCGCTGCTGCGCATCATCAATGTGCCGACACGCAAGATCGGTGAGACGACCCTGGAGCGCATCCACGCCTGGAGCAGCATCAACAGCACATCACTCTGGTCAGCACTGGGCCGGGTGGACGAAATTCTGGACTTGAACGAAGGAACGAAGAACCGCATCCGCGAATTCGTGAAGATCATCACAGATCTGCAGGGCGACATGCGCCGCCTCGCCGTAGCGGATCTCACGGTGCGCCTCTTGCAGCGCATCGGTCTGGAAAAATGGCTCAAAGATGACACAGAGGAAGGCGAGGAACGCTGGCAGAACGTGGAGGAATTGCTCTCGGTCATGCGCAAGTATGATCAACTCGATCCGCAACTCTCCCTCACGAGTTTTCTGGAAGAAGTGGCCCTGGTCTCGGAGGTCGACCGCCTCGCGGAGCTCAAAGACGACGCCATCACCCTCATGACCGTGCACCTGTGCAAGGGGCTGGAATTCGAACACGTGACGATCGCGGGCTGCGAGGAGGGCATTTTTCCGCACGCTTCGAGCCTCTACGACCGCGAGCAGCTGGAGGAGGAACGCAGACTGATGTACGTGGGCATGACCCGGGCCAAAACGCACCTGACCATGCTCTTCACCCGCGCGCGCATGCTGTGGGGAGAGACCAAAGCGAATGCCGCGAGCCGGTTTTTGGATGACTTGCCCGATAAGGTGATTGAGCGGCGCAGCGATTCGCTCTTGAGCACCTTCGCCTGGGCGGCGGAGCGCGGGCAGCAGGAAGCGCTCACTGGAGGGCATATCGAACCCTACCGTCAGGAAAAACACCTGCACGTGGAGTTCAATCAGGATACGGCACTCGACGGAGTGAATCAGGAACCCATGACGGAAGGCACGCGCGTGGAGCATCCCAAGTTCGGCCAGGGAACCGTGACCGCCGTGCGCGGCGGGGTGGTGGATATCGCCTTCGATGCAGGCCAGAAGAAGAGCTTCGCTCTCTCTATCGCGCCGCTGAAGATTCTCTGAGCAGAGCTACTGCCAGTAGTACGTTCCCTGCAGCTGTGATTCGGTGAACGGCACCCACGAGAAGCTCGTCGTGCCATCGGTCCACGTAAGAGCTCCGGCGGAGGAAACGGATCCTGCCGGCGTGATCGAGATCTGCAGTCCCGCACTCTGCGAGGCCGAAGGAATGGTGATATCGCCCCGGAGGGTGATGACGCGCGTTCCGCTCGTCACGGTTCCGACTCCTTCGGGAATCGCCGCACAGACAATGGAGGTTCCGACAACGGAACAATTCGTGCGATCGGTCGATCCGTCGGCGCCCAACGTTACATTGGCAAGCGTCACTCCGCCGCTGGTTCCCAGCGCAAAGGTGATATCGGTCACGAGCAGATCCGCGCTGCCATCGCCGCGGCCGCCCTGCAGCCTCCACTGGCCGATCGTGCGGCCGACCCCGCCCACGAGCGCGTCCTCTCCCGGACCGGCATTCGCAATGGACGTGAAGGTGGAACGCGCGGTCTCGAAGGCCTGATAGGTCTCGGTGGAGGAATCGCTGTACGAGCTGTGACTCCAATCACCGCGGCCCTCAATCGTGAACGTATCAATCTCAATATCTTCTCCGCTCTCGCCGCCCTGATCGAAACTGCGGGTGATGGCCCGCGCATAGACCGATACCTCCTCTCGGCGGGCTGCTGCAATGAGCCCGCTCGCCGAGTGGAGTGTGAAAGAAGCAGGATCGTCCGTATCGCGGGAGGCACCTCCCAGGTACCGGCCGTCAGCCGATGCGTACAGACGCACCTGATCAACGGATGGCACGGCGGCGGTGAACGTCACCGTGATATCCTCCACGGTGAAGGGTTCCGAGTTATTGAAGATCTTGGCGGCTCCAAGAATGGGTGAAACCGTTCCAAGACGCAGAAAAGAGGGCGTCTGCGAGAAATCCGGCCCGGGATCGGTGGCGAACGAGGATGCCGAGGAGGCAGAAGAAACGGAGGAAATCGATGAGACCGATGAAGCCGACGAAGAGCGACCAGCCGAAGAGCGGGACGAGGAAGAAATGGAGGAAGAAGATGCTTCCCCGCTCTGCACCGCGCG is a genomic window of Candidatus Peribacter riflensis containing:
- a CDS encoding small subunit ribosomal protein S15; the encoded protein is MTLKRASKKRLITKHRTHDKDTGSAPVQVAILTKEIDLLSKHLTEHKKDFSARRGLLGKVAQRRKLLNYLKMNKPEEYQSVLEAHELKK
- a CDS encoding DNA recombination protein RmuC — protein: MDALSFSLGLVGGLIIGGIFVAFFLRKSNKDAESFAETLSAKVFSRQAEKILQLAEDKLSGKKDVIDVSLKAVQKDLDRVETLMRDIGSGHAKMDTRLENAAKVIKELTETTGNLKTALAGNSERGQWGERMAEDVLRLSGLIEGINYIKQTKLGNAGSKPDFTFLLPKNMKLNMDVKFPFNNYQLYAEAKTEREREEHKKAFIRDVKNRIKEVQTRDYINPEDSTADYVLLFIPNEQIYTFINEIDRTLIDDALKAKTILCSPMTLYAVLAVIRQSIDNFSVEGKSQEMLTIFGAFRQQWEKFKEQMGTVKERFELVHKGYEELTGTRERQLDRQLTKIEELRLERGNHVPEIEQAFEKATKKESLTRAKNVLP
- a CDS encoding DNA helicase II / ATP-dependent DNA helicase PcrA, which produces MKAADTPSHAEKKSGLILGSLNEPQRKAVEHTKGPLLILAGAGSGKTKALTHRIAYLIAQGVPPWQILAVTFTNKAAKEMRSRIENLLHLTEGEDPAAWGSKSARLPVMGTFHSICARILRKDIEKLGRDRSFVIYDKDDQEKLVKQVLREMKVEEAELKPRAALSYIGRFKCEALSPAEAIKDATTPRMETVCRAFAAYEKALRTANALDFDDLMLEVVRLFHEVPEVLDRYQETWRYLNVDEYQDTNHAQYLFTTLLAQKYRNLCVIGDPDQSIYAFRGADIRNILEFQREYKDATEIKLEQNYRSTQLILSAADAVIAANPNRPKKKMWSERKEGPQILVHEVENERKEAEEALKRITMLKKEGVPFNDQVILYRTNAQSRLFEESCMRQGIPYRIVGGVKFYARREVKDVLAYLHVILNPADVISLLRIINVPTRKIGETTLERIHAWSSINSTSLWSALGRVDEILDLNEGTKNRIREFVKIITDLQGDMRRLAVADLTVRLLQRIGLEKWLKDDTEEGEERWQNVEELLSVMRKYDQLDPQLSLTSFLEEVALVSEVDRLAELKDDAITLMTVHLCKGLEFEHVTIAGCEEGIFPHASSLYDREQLEEERRLMYVGMTRAKTHLTMLFTRARMLWGETKANAASRFLDDLPDKVIERRSDSLLSTFAWAAERGQQEALTGGHIEPYRQEKHLHVEFNQDTALDGVNQEPMTEGTRVEHPKFGQGTVTAVRGGVVDIAFDAGQKKSFALSIAPLKIL